Genomic window (Gymnogyps californianus isolate 813 chromosome 2, ASM1813914v2, whole genome shotgun sequence):
GTCCATGTTACCAGGACTCTGGGAAACAGACAAAGTGTAACCATAGTGTATGCTTTCAGGCCCATATATATTTCCACCTCGTGAGACTTGGAGACTGCAGGGAGTGGAGTttcacagaataaaagcaatgaCTGTGGCAGAACTGCGATCATCCAGCCCATAGCTAATGGCAATACATCTTCCCATCACATCATCATGATGTAGCATACAAATCTAGACCTCAGTCAGACAAAGATTTACACCACGCACTTAGATTTTGTGCCGAGAGGAGCCCAACTGCCATGGATGGCACTGGTAATGTGGgacaaaataaggaaaacaagacTGTGAGTATTTGTAAGCAGAGCCTCaaaacatatgtttttaaagGGTGAGAGAGAATGAAAGTGTGCTTCATTATACGCTTCAGATGATCCAGTCTCACCGCTCATTCAAGTTCTGGGTTTGACAGCTTCCCACTGTATCCTTTATATATCACCCGTTGTGACTAAGCATTGAGGGGACATGCAATCATTAATCACCATTATggatttcttcccttctgttgGGTTTGACTTACAAGCTTAGGGGCAGATCCTGCAGCCTTTACTCCTTCCTGCAGTCCTTTGCCCAAGCAATCAGCCCTACTTCACCCACAGAGAGCTCGAAGCGCTGCAGCATCTGCAGGATCGGGCGCTGAGTTTCTTACACCGGCGTCCCATTCAAATATGCAATGCCTTTTAATCCTTAGCAGGAATTAACAGGAAGTTTGAACGCTgcattattaaattaaaaggttACAATCTGCCACAAGATGACTTAAGCAGGACTCAGGGGTATGTATCTGTTAATTTTAATGCTCTGTCTCAAAGTACAGAACTCTGGACATTTCCAGCATCATATTTAAAACATGGTACATTTACTAATACGTGATCTGGTGCATTAATGGACCAAATTAAGTTACAGGTATGAATTTTACATAAAACGGATTAATATTATATGTCATGGAGGAATTTTAAATACTCCATCtccatgcatttttaatagttaTGTGCTCTAATTTAACGTTCCCAGGCATTGCTTTGCTTGAAGTCCCTAaaccctcctccttccctctccccccccccgcccccgtgaAGTTTTGCTTGGGATTTTCCCTGCCTTTAAACCGGCGTCCCGAAGTCCCTCAAAATATGTGTAAAGCCGGGCTGGGTCTCCGACAGCGAGAGGATAAAAACGCGTTTCACGACCCGAGGAGATGCCACCCCTCCCGGGGGGGCGGGCAGCCGCCTTCCtccgggccggcggcggggagcggcgccgGTCGCGCAGGGCTGCGCTCGCCCCCGCGGAGCTGCGCGCCGGACCGCGGGGGCGGCGCCGGGAGCCGCTGGGCGGCGGGTTCCGCCTGCATTCCCGCAGTCCTTCCTCCCCGGGACCGCCTTCCTCCTcgtcctcgtcctcctcctcctccgccaccaccgccgccgccgccgcctcctcctcctcctcctccccccgggGGAGCGCCAGCCGCCCGCCCCCTCCAGCAGCGCCGccgcacccccagccccgccgccatTGGCCGGCGCCGCGTTCCAGGGGGGGACGCGGCACCCTGATTGGCTGCGGCGCGGCACCGCGGcgcccccccgctccccgcgccgcGCTCGCCttgccccgccgcggcggctcccccgcctccccccggcgccgcccgccgcgccccgcccgcgccccgcgcTATATAGCGGGCGGCGCGGTCAGCGGCGGCGGTAGAGGCGGTCGCGGTTGTAGCTGAGCAGCCGGGAAGggggagaggttttttttcttggcgGTGCCGCTGTTGTCGCGCGGCCCTGCGAGCACCTCTCGTTACGTCCCCGGTGGGGAGCCGCCTGTAACGACAGCAAGGCTGCGGCCGTGCCCCGCTCCCGTTGCGTTGCGGGCGGTGCGTGCGCGGCTGCCCGAGGTCGCAGGAGGCGGCAGCGGTGGTGGTGAGGGAggtctccctccctccctgcggCACCATGAAAGCCGTGAGTCCCGTCCGGCACCCCAGCCGCAAGGCGCAGCCCGGCgtggcgggcggcggcgggggacACCCGGCCCTGCGGTGCCTGGCCGAGCACAGCGGCTGCAAGGGGGGCCCGCCGTCGGGCGAGGAGCCGGCGGCGCTGTGCCTGCAGTGCGATATGAATGACTGTTACAGCCGGCTGAGGAAGCTGGTGCCCACCATCCCGCCCAACAAGAGGGTCAGCAAAGTGGAGATCCTGCAGCATGTCATCGACTACATCCTCGACCTGCAGCTGGCTCTGGAGACGCACCCGGCGCTgctccggcagcagcagcagcagccgcccgCCCTGCACCCGGGCAGCTGTCCCGCGGGCACCCCCAGGACCCCGCTGACAGCCCTCAACACTGACCCGGT
Coding sequences:
- the ID4 gene encoding DNA-binding protein inhibitor ID-4 isoform X1 yields the protein MKAVSPVRHPSRKAQPGVAGGGGGHPALRCLAEHSGCKGGPPSGEEPAALCLQCDMNDCYSRLRKLVPTIPPNKRVSKVEILQHVIDYILDLQLALETHPALLRQQQQQPPALHPGSCPAGTPRTPLTALNTDPAGSVNKPGDSILCR
- the ID4 gene encoding DNA-binding protein inhibitor ID-4 isoform X2, with the protein product MKAVSPVRHPSRKAQPGVAGGGGGHPALRCLAEHSGCKGGPPSGEEPAALCLQCDMNDCYSRLRKLVPTIPPNKRVSKVEILQHVIDYILDLQLALETHPALLRQQQQQPPALHPGSCPAGTPRTPLTALNTDPVRGWLC